From Thunnus maccoyii chromosome 21, fThuMac1.1, whole genome shotgun sequence, the proteins below share one genomic window:
- the anxa13 gene encoding annexin A13 isoform X2 → MGNCQPTIVPYEDFDVVADIKAIRKACKGLGTDEQAIIDILANRSSFQRQEIKQAYFDKYDDLVDKLKSELSGNFEKAILAMLDPPVIYAVKELRKAMKGPGTDEDVLVEIICTATNADIALFKECYFQVHERDLEADIEGDTSGDVRNLLTSLLQGNRDESYEVDEGLAEEDATSLFEAGEGRFGTDESTFSHILASRNYLQLQATFKIYEQLSGTEILDAIENETSGTLKKCYIALVRVAKNPQLYFARRLNKAMKGAGTDEDTLIRIIVCRAEYDLETIKDMYLEKYDVSLKDALRDECGGDFKRLLLAICH, encoded by the exons ATGGGCAACTGTCAA CCCACTATTGTCCCCTATGAGGATTTTGATGTCGTTGCTGACATCAAGGCCATCCGCAAAGCCTGCAAAGGGCTCG GAACGGATGAGCAGGCCATCATTGACATCCTGGCGAACCGCTCTTCATTTCAGCGTCAGGAAATTAAACAGGCCTATTTTGATAAGTATGACGAT TTGGTGGACAAGCTGAAGAGCGAGCTGTCGGGGAACTTTGAGAAGGCCATCCTCGCCATGCTCGACCCCCCCGTTATTTATGCTGTGAAGGAGCTGAGGAAGGCCATGAAGGGACCGGGCACTGACGAGGATGTCCTGGTGGAGATCATCTGCACCGCCACCAATGCT GACATTGCCCTGTTCAAGGAATGCTACTTTCAGG TGCATGAACGTGATCTTGAAGCAGATATCGAAGGAGACACAAGTGGGGATGTGAGAAACCTGCTCACATCTCTTTTGCAG gGCAACCGAGATGAGAGCTACGAGGTGGATGAAGGTCTGGCTGAAGAAGACGCTACCAGCCTGTTTGAG GCTGGTGAGGGACGTTTTGGGACGGATGAGTCCACCTTCAGCCACATCCTGGCCAGCAGGAATTACCTGCAGCTCCAGGCCACTTTCAAGATATATGAGCAG ctCTCTGGAACTGAAATCCTAGATGCCATTGAGAATGAGACTTCTGGGACGCTGAAGAAATGCTACATTGCTCTCG TGCGAGTTGCTAAGAACCCCCAGCTCTACTTTGCCAGACGTCTGAACAAGGCGATGAAAGGAGCGGGCACCGACGAGGACACCCTTATTCGCATCATTGTGTGCCGCGCTGAG TATGATTTGGAgaccatcaaagacatgtacCTGGAGAAGTATGACGTGTCTCTGAAGGACGCCCTGAGGGACGAGTGCGGCGGAGACTTCAAACGTCTCCTCTTGGCAATCTGCCACTGA
- the anxa13 gene encoding annexin A13 isoform X1, whose product MGNCQPTIVPYEDFDVVADIKAIRKACKGLGTDEQAIIDILANRSSFQRQEIKQAYFDKYDDELVDKLKSELSGNFEKAILAMLDPPVIYAVKELRKAMKGPGTDEDVLVEIICTATNADIALFKECYFQVHERDLEADIEGDTSGDVRNLLTSLLQGNRDESYEVDEGLAEEDATSLFEAGEGRFGTDESTFSHILASRNYLQLQATFKIYEQLSGTEILDAIENETSGTLKKCYIALVRVAKNPQLYFARRLNKAMKGAGTDEDTLIRIIVCRAEYDLETIKDMYLEKYDVSLKDALRDECGGDFKRLLLAICH is encoded by the exons ATGGGCAACTGTCAA CCCACTATTGTCCCCTATGAGGATTTTGATGTCGTTGCTGACATCAAGGCCATCCGCAAAGCCTGCAAAGGGCTCG GAACGGATGAGCAGGCCATCATTGACATCCTGGCGAACCGCTCTTCATTTCAGCGTCAGGAAATTAAACAGGCCTATTTTGATAAGTATGACGAT GAGTTGGTGGACAAGCTGAAGAGCGAGCTGTCGGGGAACTTTGAGAAGGCCATCCTCGCCATGCTCGACCCCCCCGTTATTTATGCTGTGAAGGAGCTGAGGAAGGCCATGAAGGGACCGGGCACTGACGAGGATGTCCTGGTGGAGATCATCTGCACCGCCACCAATGCT GACATTGCCCTGTTCAAGGAATGCTACTTTCAGG TGCATGAACGTGATCTTGAAGCAGATATCGAAGGAGACACAAGTGGGGATGTGAGAAACCTGCTCACATCTCTTTTGCAG gGCAACCGAGATGAGAGCTACGAGGTGGATGAAGGTCTGGCTGAAGAAGACGCTACCAGCCTGTTTGAG GCTGGTGAGGGACGTTTTGGGACGGATGAGTCCACCTTCAGCCACATCCTGGCCAGCAGGAATTACCTGCAGCTCCAGGCCACTTTCAAGATATATGAGCAG ctCTCTGGAACTGAAATCCTAGATGCCATTGAGAATGAGACTTCTGGGACGCTGAAGAAATGCTACATTGCTCTCG TGCGAGTTGCTAAGAACCCCCAGCTCTACTTTGCCAGACGTCTGAACAAGGCGATGAAAGGAGCGGGCACCGACGAGGACACCCTTATTCGCATCATTGTGTGCCGCGCTGAG TATGATTTGGAgaccatcaaagacatgtacCTGGAGAAGTATGACGTGTCTCTGAAGGACGCCCTGAGGGACGAGTGCGGCGGAGACTTCAAACGTCTCCTCTTGGCAATCTGCCACTGA